The Pyrococcus horikoshii OT3 genome includes a window with the following:
- the coaD gene encoding phosphopantetheine adenylyltransferase gives MMKRFKKVVVGGTFDRLHLGHKALLRKAFEVGKIVYIGLTSDEMVKEKPYAEKILPYERRLKDLIEFLEVNNFKGYRIIKINNAIGFTTEIRSLEAIVVSEETYKGALIVNRAREEVGLKPLEIIVIPIIKSKLGCKISSSLIRAGLIDPFGNPMKPRS, from the coding sequence TTGATGAAGAGGTTCAAGAAAGTTGTCGTTGGTGGAACATTCGACAGGCTTCACCTAGGGCATAAGGCCCTACTTAGGAAGGCGTTCGAGGTTGGAAAAATAGTCTACATAGGTTTAACTTCCGACGAAATGGTCAAAGAAAAGCCCTATGCGGAGAAGATACTCCCATATGAAAGGAGGCTCAAGGATTTAATAGAATTCCTGGAGGTTAACAATTTCAAGGGTTATAGGATAATAAAGATAAACAATGCAATAGGGTTCACGACTGAGATAAGGAGCCTTGAGGCCATTGTAGTTAGCGAAGAGACTTATAAAGGGGCATTAATTGTGAACAGGGCGAGGGAGGAGGTAGGCCTTAAGCCCCTAGAGATAATAGTGATACCGATAATCAAAAGTAAGTTGGGATGTAAGATAAGTTCTTCCCTAATAAGGGCTGGATTGATAGATCCCTTTGGAAATCCGATGAAGCCCAGGAGTTGA
- a CDS encoding acetate--CoA ligase family protein: MDYFFYPKSVAIFGSFRKGSIAREILRNIVEGGFEGKIIPVNPKGGEVEVSGRRFIIKRKLDEFVDVSIIVIPAKLVPGLIRELKGLTKGAVVISAGFSEVGNVELEEELIRAAKESGIRIIGPNCAGIFGVHGKFFGSFEVRVNPGGLALISQSGAFGGAALAMGNEENVGFSAFVSYGNAADLDESDFLRYFADDENTKVIALYIEGVKDGRKFFEALKYATSKKPVIILKAGKSKSGAKAAQSHTGSLAGSYEIYQAAFKQANAIEVEEMEELFDAAKAFEMYKEAGSRVAVITNSGGPGVLATDKLEKLGLEIAQLSEDTVKKLREFLPPQCSTKNPIDLIADADYERYKRTIEIVCQDENVDSLLVICVPPIFIPSEEIARAIIEAKCDKPIIVNFMSGELVANGVKLLNDHDIKNFPTPERAAKALYWLSKRKS; this comes from the coding sequence ATGGATTATTTCTTTTACCCAAAGAGCGTCGCAATCTTCGGATCGTTTAGAAAGGGCTCGATAGCAAGGGAGATACTTAGGAACATAGTTGAGGGAGGATTCGAAGGGAAGATAATTCCTGTCAATCCAAAAGGAGGAGAAGTAGAAGTTTCTGGAAGGAGATTTATCATTAAAAGAAAGCTTGATGAGTTCGTTGATGTTTCAATAATCGTCATTCCAGCTAAACTCGTTCCTGGGCTTATAAGGGAGCTAAAAGGTTTAACTAAAGGTGCTGTTGTAATATCTGCAGGCTTCTCAGAGGTAGGAAACGTTGAACTCGAGGAGGAATTAATTAGGGCCGCTAAGGAGTCCGGAATAAGGATAATAGGGCCTAACTGTGCCGGTATCTTTGGTGTTCACGGTAAGTTCTTTGGCTCTTTTGAAGTTCGCGTTAATCCTGGGGGTCTCGCCTTGATAAGCCAGAGTGGTGCTTTCGGTGGAGCGGCCTTAGCTATGGGAAATGAAGAGAACGTTGGCTTTTCAGCTTTCGTAAGCTATGGGAACGCTGCGGATCTTGATGAGAGTGATTTTCTAAGATACTTTGCGGATGATGAAAATACCAAAGTTATAGCCCTCTACATAGAGGGCGTTAAAGATGGAAGAAAGTTCTTTGAGGCCCTAAAATATGCCACCTCAAAAAAGCCCGTGATAATACTTAAGGCCGGGAAGAGCAAGAGTGGAGCTAAAGCAGCTCAAAGTCATACAGGTTCCCTTGCAGGTAGCTATGAGATATATCAGGCTGCCTTTAAGCAGGCTAATGCAATTGAAGTTGAAGAGATGGAAGAGCTTTTCGATGCTGCAAAGGCCTTTGAGATGTATAAGGAGGCTGGATCTAGAGTTGCAGTAATAACGAACTCAGGCGGCCCTGGGGTTTTAGCTACTGACAAGCTTGAAAAGTTAGGCTTAGAAATTGCCCAACTCTCCGAGGATACGGTTAAGAAACTAAGGGAATTCCTACCTCCCCAGTGCTCAACTAAGAACCCCATAGACCTCATAGCCGATGCGGATTACGAGAGGTACAAGAGAACGATAGAGATCGTATGCCAAGATGAGAACGTGGATTCTCTCCTAGTCATATGCGTCCCCCCGATATTCATCCCAAGTGAAGAGATCGCTAGAGCGATAATAGAGGCTAAGTGCGATAAACCGATAATAGTGAATTTCATGTCCGGGGAGCTGGTTGCAAATGGGGTAAAACTGCTGAATGATCATGACATAAAGAACTTCCCCACCCCAGAAAGAGCAGCTAAAGCTCTTTATTGGCTCTCAAAAAGGAAAAGCTAA